One window from the genome of Brachyspira hampsonii encodes:
- a CDS encoding Rpn family recombination-promoting nuclease/putative transposase → MSETKNINVLNDYFVRYLFSSKDSNLILLDFINSTMLDSGMKTFRSVEILTPSPKAGSRLNYKENYEDKETIADVKCITQNGTVVIIEIQLQGNSRFPERILYYWASNYSKLLKHGEKYDALTPVISINLLDFNLDDYDNIHSCYMIYDTNNKRLLTDHLQIHIIELKKFKYNLLKPDLNCWLKFFTMKDNKEAIMSELVKEKPIMEEVQKRYNNFIKDRLMMNEYDKRQAYLYGNQIMLEEERRLGKEEGIKENQITTARNMKNDKIDFNTISKYTGLSVEEIEKL, encoded by the coding sequence ATGAGCGAAACAAAAAATATTAATGTATTGAATGATTATTTTGTGAGATATCTATTCTCATCTAAAGACAGTAATCTTATATTACTGGATTTTATTAATTCAACAATGCTTGATTCTGGTATGAAAACTTTTAGAAGCGTAGAAATTCTTACTCCGTCGCCAAAGGCGGGCAGTCGCCTTAATTATAAGGAGAACTATGAAGATAAAGAAACTATTGCAGATGTTAAATGCATAACTCAAAATGGAACCGTTGTTATTATAGAAATACAATTACAGGGCAATTCAAGGTTTCCAGAACGCATACTATATTATTGGGCTTCTAATTACAGTAAATTATTAAAACATGGTGAAAAATATGATGCTCTTACCCCAGTAATAAGTATTAATTTACTTGATTTCAATTTAGATGACTATGATAATATACATTCATGCTATATGATTTATGATACTAACAATAAAAGACTTCTTACAGATCATTTGCAGATACATATAATAGAATTAAAAAAGTTTAAATATAATTTACTCAAGCCTGATTTGAATTGCTGGCTTAAATTTTTTACTATGAAAGATAATAAGGAGGCGATTATGTCTGAATTGGTTAAAGAAAAACCTATAATGGAAGAAGTACAAAAAAGATATAACAACTTCATAAAAGACAGGCTAATGATGAATGAATATGACAAAAGACAGGCATATCTATATGGAAATCAAATAATGCTTGAAGAAGAACGAAGATTAGGAAAAGAAGAAGGTATTAAAGAAAACCAAATAACAACAGCAAGGAATATGAAAAATGATAAAATAGATTTCAATACTATTTCAAAATATACAGGATTAAGTGTAGAAGAAATAGAAAAATTGTAA
- a CDS encoding transglycosylase SLT domain-containing protein has protein sequence MKKNIFRIFNKRILVFTFCFEIIVIVMTSILGAQDISLEKNIISKSKINYGTALELHNREKYLEAYNQFTNIMNTEDDMIIRDYVIYYGAKSAFLTNMYNEAIDLYSLLMKEYPRSSLYPYAEQYKALAEFYRDDYPVSNFFNGKAQKWIKEFVGIRALRSTDDTNKARMIAYELLSRFGSSEAAIYYNNNFSEDISSFSNALKFKTAAILYEAGYRKASLNYFKDLYDNNSHKASSTYYMARIKQQSGNRRDAAALFDEYLSNANNKTHRRLGLYYSADNYNKLKDYDKSFELYNTFLKEYPRDDYVPRIYNNFVNLSLNRNNLVQAKTYLTNVMKRFPKSWQTELALKSYLRKAFKLKNKTETYFATKALEARYPNFRHDFALSWNMWAAEEFGDNDIRDKYLMQSLLTSKSHYFVKGALSLADSEMVANVELSNTYYFNEAKKYYSDSNFTKSMQMLDKIQFLNYISTGKEDELTKEARAMAKNILMRNRFIKDLYANRSEKDLFNELSLQTRREVNKAIILYYYGDYDNAYTEFDKIFKKTQVTYPLYYFAEKIFISSENTKRLMQISANIGKYFGYPYSDNTDLLPDELRRKVYPRYFDEYVVPEAKYYKIEPAFVYGIMREESLFDPKARSWVGAMGLMQLMPSTAAAENKKARYRYNPLDLTDPKQNINLGVSHLGWLFSSQKASNYILVAASYNAGSGRGRRWKAEYGTNNMYRTGRFIDIEETEYYVERVIKSYEYYSKYYKD, from the coding sequence ATGAAAAAAAACATTTTCAGAATCTTTAATAAAAGAATTTTAGTATTTACATTTTGTTTTGAAATTATCGTTATTGTTATGACATCTATATTAGGTGCTCAGGATATATCATTAGAAAAGAATATTATATCAAAAAGTAAAATTAATTACGGTACAGCATTGGAACTTCATAATAGAGAAAAATATTTAGAAGCATATAATCAATTTACAAATATAATGAATACAGAAGATGATATGATTATAAGAGATTATGTTATATATTACGGAGCTAAAAGTGCCTTTCTTACTAATATGTATAATGAGGCAATAGATTTATATTCATTATTAATGAAAGAATATCCCCGTTCATCATTATATCCTTATGCAGAGCAGTATAAAGCACTTGCTGAGTTTTACAGAGATGATTATCCTGTAAGCAATTTTTTTAATGGAAAGGCTCAAAAATGGATTAAGGAATTTGTAGGAATAAGAGCTTTAAGAAGTACAGATGATACTAATAAAGCTAGAATGATAGCTTATGAACTTTTAAGCAGATTCGGATCAAGCGAAGCAGCTATATATTATAATAATAATTTCTCTGAGGATATTTCTTCTTTTTCTAATGCTTTAAAATTTAAAACAGCAGCTATACTTTATGAAGCAGGATATAGAAAAGCATCTTTAAATTATTTTAAGGATTTGTATGATAATAATTCTCATAAAGCAAGTTCTACATACTATATGGCTAGAATTAAACAGCAGTCTGGAAATAGAAGAGATGCTGCTGCCTTATTTGATGAATATTTATCAAATGCTAATAATAAAACTCATAGGAGATTAGGCTTATATTATTCTGCGGATAATTATAATAAATTGAAAGATTATGATAAATCATTTGAGCTTTATAATACTTTTTTGAAAGAGTATCCTAGAGATGATTATGTTCCTAGAATATATAATAATTTTGTAAATTTGAGTCTTAATAGAAATAATCTTGTTCAGGCAAAGACTTATCTTACAAATGTAATGAAAAGATTTCCTAAAAGTTGGCAGACAGAATTAGCTTTGAAATCATATTTAAGAAAGGCATTCAAATTAAAAAATAAGACAGAGACATATTTTGCTACTAAAGCTTTGGAGGCAAGGTATCCTAATTTTAGGCATGATTTTGCTTTATCTTGGAATATGTGGGCTGCTGAGGAATTTGGAGATAATGATATAAGAGATAAATATTTGATGCAGAGCCTTTTAACTAGTAAAAGTCATTATTTTGTTAAAGGAGCTCTGAGTCTTGCTGATAGCGAGATGGTAGCTAATGTTGAACTTAGTAATACTTATTATTTCAATGAAGCTAAAAAATATTATTCAGATTCTAATTTTACTAAATCTATGCAGATGCTTGATAAGATACAATTTTTAAATTATATTTCTACAGGCAAAGAAGATGAACTTACTAAAGAGGCTAGGGCAATGGCTAAAAATATTCTTATGCGAAATAGATTTATAAAGGATTTATATGCCAATAGAAGCGAGAAAGATTTATTTAATGAATTATCACTTCAAACGAGAAGAGAAGTTAACAAAGCAATAATATTGTATTATTACGGTGATTATGATAATGCATATACTGAGTTCGATAAGATATTTAAAAAGACGCAGGTAACATATCCTTTATATTATTTTGCTGAAAAAATATTTATAAGTTCTGAAAATACAAAAAGGCTTATGCAGATATCAGCAAATATAGGCAAATATTTTGGATATCCATATTCAGATAATACAGATTTGCTTCCAGATGAGCTTAGAAGAAAAGTTTATCCTAGATATTTTGATGAGTATGTAGTGCCGGAGGCTAAATATTATAAGATAGAGCCTGCATTTGTATATGGTATAATGAGAGAGGAGAGCTTATTTGATCCTAAGGCTAGATCTTGGGTTGGGGCTATGGGACTTATGCAGCTTATGCCTTCAACTGCGGCAGCTGAAAATAAAAAAGCTAGATATAGATATAATCCTTTAGATTTAACAGATCCTAAACAAAATATTAATCTCGGAGTTTCGCATTTGGGATGGCTATTCAGCAGTCAAAAGGCAAGCAATTATATATTGGTAGCAGCAAGTTATAATGCAGGTTCAGGACGAGGAAGAAGATGGAAAGCAGAGTATGGTACTAATAATATGTATCGTACAGGAAGATTTATTGATATTGAAGAGACTGAATATTATGTAGAGAGAGTTATTAAAAGCTACGAATATTACAGTAAGTATTATAAGGATTGA
- the serB gene encoding phosphoserine phosphatase SerB, with product MKLAVFDFDSTLMDGETLDIIARETNFADEISDITAKGMRGEIDFFESLQMRVSLLNGIKLETVNEICSSLPIMNGAKETIDELHKKGYKCVCFSGGFKNATVLFAQKLNLDAEFANIFHVKDNILTGKVGGEMMFSDSKGNMLLTLQKLLNVSYDDTLVVGDGANDLSMFKHAKNRAAFCAKEVLKKEANIIIDKKDLRLILDNI from the coding sequence ATGAAATTAGCAGTTTTTGATTTTGATTCTACTTTAATGGACGGAGAAACTTTAGATATAATTGCAAGAGAAACCAATTTTGCTGATGAAATTTCCGATATCACAGCAAAAGGAATGAGAGGTGAGATTGATTTTTTTGAGAGTCTTCAAATGAGAGTATCTTTGCTTAATGGAATCAAATTAGAAACTGTTAATGAAATTTGCAGTTCTCTTCCTATAATGAATGGTGCTAAAGAAACTATTGATGAGCTTCATAAAAAAGGATATAAATGTGTATGCTTTTCTGGAGGTTTTAAGAATGCTACTGTTTTATTTGCTCAAAAACTTAATTTGGATGCTGAGTTTGCAAATATTTTTCATGTGAAAGATAATATACTTACAGGTAAAGTAGGCGGAGAGATGATGTTTTCTGACAGCAAAGGAAATATGCTTTTAACTCTTCAAAAACTTCTCAATGTTTCTTATGATGATACTTTAGTAGTTGGCGATGGTGCTAATGATTTGAGTATGTTTAAGCATGCTAAAAATAGGGCAGCTTTCTGTGCCAAAGAAGTTCTTAAAAAAGAAGCTAATATTATAATAGATAAAAAAGATTTAAGGCTTATATTGGATAATATTTAA
- a CDS encoding pyridoxal-phosphate-dependent aminotransferase family protein has protein sequence MKDKTFLMIPGPTPVPESALVEMAKHPMAHRSKEFSNILKEVYEDLKYVFRTKNDVFLFTASGTGAMCAALENLINEGDKVLCLSIGNFGSRWAKIAASRGAVVTKIEAEAGKVITAEMLEEALNKDKDIKIVTLTHSETSTGAANDVKTLCSIIKKHGAISVVDGITSLCAMEFKTDEWNIDVAISGSQKGFMIAPGLSFLTASEDAFKMHEKCKYPSFYFNWAEHKKSIAKDTTPFTPAVNLIASLHTALKMIKEEGIENVNKRHKKFSLALRAAVKTIGLKLLVEDDSNASYAITSILPPEGISVPDIRKTLKEDYDIIVANGQGALENKIFRIGTLGYVCERDLIMAVGALEASLVKLGYKFELGSGVKKLIEELNK, from the coding sequence ATGAAGGATAAAACTTTTTTGATGATACCAGGTCCTACACCTGTACCAGAATCAGCATTAGTAGAAATGGCAAAGCATCCTATGGCACATAGAAGCAAAGAATTTTCAAATATACTTAAAGAAGTTTATGAAGATTTAAAATATGTGTTTAGAACTAAGAATGATGTATTTTTATTTACAGCAAGCGGAACAGGAGCTATGTGTGCTGCTTTAGAGAATCTTATTAATGAAGGCGATAAAGTATTATGTCTGTCCATTGGTAATTTTGGTTCAAGATGGGCTAAGATTGCTGCAAGCAGAGGAGCTGTTGTAACAAAAATAGAAGCTGAAGCAGGTAAAGTGATAACAGCTGAAATGCTTGAAGAGGCATTAAATAAGGATAAAGATATAAAAATTGTAACGCTTACTCATAGTGAAACTTCTACAGGTGCTGCTAATGATGTAAAAACTTTATGTTCTATTATAAAAAAACATGGAGCTATATCTGTTGTTGATGGAATAACAAGTTTATGTGCTATGGAGTTTAAAACTGATGAATGGAATATTGATGTAGCTATATCAGGTTCTCAAAAAGGATTTATGATTGCCCCTGGTCTTTCTTTTTTAACAGCAAGCGAAGATGCTTTCAAAATGCATGAAAAATGTAAATATCCTAGTTTTTATTTTAATTGGGCAGAACATAAAAAATCTATAGCTAAAGATACTACACCTTTTACACCAGCAGTTAATTTAATAGCTTCTCTTCATACTGCTTTAAAAATGATAAAAGAAGAGGGTATTGAAAATGTTAATAAAAGACATAAAAAGTTTTCACTTGCTTTAAGGGCTGCTGTTAAAACTATAGGGTTAAAACTTCTTGTTGAAGATGATAGTAATGCAAGCTATGCTATAACTTCAATACTTCCTCCAGAAGGTATAAGCGTTCCAGATATAAGAAAAACTTTAAAAGAAGATTATGATATTATAGTAGCAAACGGACAGGGTGCTTTGGAAAATAAAATATTTAGAATAGGAACTTTGGGATATGTTTGCGAACGCGATTTGATAATGGCAGTTGGTGCTTTGGAGGCTAGTTTAGTTAAACTTGGCTACAAGTTTGAACTAGGAAGCGGAGTTAAAAAATTAATAGAAGAATTAAATAAATAA
- the icd gene encoding NADP-dependent isocitrate dehydrogenase translates to MSKLEMKNGKLIVPNQVTIPFIEGDGVGAEITPVSQMIVNEAVKKAYNGEKSIEWKEVLAGDKAQKELGTPLPDETINIFKEYLIGIKGPLTTPVGEGMRSLNVTLRQTLDLYVCLRPVRWFKCTSSPIKEPNKVNMVVFRENTEDIYAGIEWKTGTEEAKKFYNFLKNEMGVTKVRFPETSSFGVKPVSEEGSKRLIRSAIEYAIENKLPSVTLVHKGNIMKFTEGGFKKYGYELARKEFANETFTMEEYAEIKKEFGEDKAKAKLKEAKENGKIIIKDNITDAFLQNTLLKPEDFSVIATLNLNGDYISDQLAAMVGGIGIAPGGNINYKTGHAIFEATHGTAPDIAGKNKANPCSLILSSVMALEYLNMNKASELIINALERSFESGYATEDLASFMNDGVSLGTKEFGEKIVSLL, encoded by the coding sequence ATGAGCAAATTAGAAATGAAAAACGGTAAATTAATAGTACCAAATCAAGTAACAATACCTTTTATAGAGGGTGACGGAGTAGGAGCAGAAATCACACCTGTTTCCCAAATGATAGTAAATGAAGCTGTTAAAAAAGCATATAACGGAGAAAAATCTATTGAATGGAAGGAAGTGCTTGCAGGAGATAAGGCACAAAAAGAATTAGGTACTCCTCTTCCTGATGAAACTATAAATATTTTTAAAGAATATCTTATAGGTATAAAAGGACCTTTAACTACTCCTGTTGGCGAGGGAATGCGTTCTTTAAATGTAACACTTCGTCAGACTTTAGATTTATATGTATGTTTAAGACCTGTAAGATGGTTTAAATGCACTTCTTCTCCTATAAAAGAGCCTAATAAAGTTAATATGGTAGTATTTAGAGAAAATACAGAAGATATATATGCAGGTATAGAATGGAAAACAGGCACAGAAGAGGCTAAAAAATTTTATAACTTCCTAAAAAATGAGATGGGAGTAACTAAGGTAAGATTTCCAGAAACTTCATCTTTCGGAGTAAAACCTGTATCAGAAGAAGGTTCTAAAAGACTTATACGCTCTGCTATAGAATACGCTATTGAAAATAAACTTCCTTCTGTAACATTAGTACATAAAGGAAATATAATGAAATTTACTGAAGGCGGATTCAAAAAATATGGATACGAACTCGCAAGAAAAGAATTTGCTAATGAAACTTTCACTATGGAAGAGTATGCCGAGATAAAAAAAGAGTTCGGAGAAGACAAAGCAAAAGCAAAATTAAAAGAAGCTAAAGAAAATGGAAAAATTATAATAAAAGATAATATTACAGACGCTTTTCTACAAAACACATTATTAAAACCTGAAGATTTTTCTGTAATAGCTACATTAAACTTAAACGGTGATTATATTTCGGATCAATTAGCAGCAATGGTTGGAGGAATAGGCATAGCACCGGGCGGCAATATCAATTATAAAACAGGGCATGCTATTTTTGAAGCAACTCATGGCACAGCCCCTGATATAGCAGGAAAAAATAAAGCTAATCCTTGTTCATTAATACTTTCTTCTGTTATGGCATTAGAGTATCTTAATATGAATAAGGCTTCTGAGTTAATAATAAATGCATTAGAAAGATCTTTTGAAAGCGGATATGCTACTGAAGATTTGGCTAGCTTTATGAATGACGGAGTATCGCTTGGTACTAAAGAGTTTGGAGAAAAAATAGTTTCTCTATTATAA
- a CDS encoding citrate/2-methylcitrate synthase, whose translation MKKEYLLYKLYDHSSKRIKIDSELFQKYNVKKGLRNEDGTGVLVGLTNVGDVVGYDKDENGNVYPIDGKLYYRGYSINDIAEDILKNKRFGYEEVCYLLLSGKLPDEERLQSFRELIAENMYLDKKTIMNIIDLEGQNIMNILSRSVLEMYIHDPNPEDLSLDNLMLQSIQLIARFPAVIAYAYNMYKYSVDQKYLTITLPKPKYSIAENFLYMLKQEFTPLEARMLDLLLILHADHGGGNNSTFTVRVTSSSRTDTYSSISAGIGSLKGDLHGGANAKVMDMFIHLKDAIDNWEDKNEIDDYLTKMLNKEAYDNSGLIYGMGHAVYTLSDPRAVILKDLARQLAKEKKKECELQFLELIEERAVECFMKVKGDKKRVCANVDLYSGFIYDMLGIPKEIYTPLFAMSRIVGWCAHRIEELNFDDRRIIRPAYKNVIEPQEFITMDKR comes from the coding sequence ATGAAAAAAGAATACCTACTATACAAACTATACGACCATTCAAGCAAGCGTATAAAAATTGATAGCGAACTTTTTCAGAAATATAATGTAAAAAAGGGGCTTAGAAATGAAGACGGTACGGGTGTGCTTGTAGGACTTACAAATGTAGGCGATGTTGTAGGATATGATAAAGATGAAAATGGAAATGTATATCCTATAGACGGAAAACTCTATTATAGAGGATACAGCATAAATGATATAGCCGAAGACATTTTAAAAAATAAACGTTTCGGTTATGAAGAGGTTTGCTATCTTCTTCTTTCTGGAAAACTTCCAGATGAGGAAAGGCTGCAGTCTTTTAGAGAACTAATAGCAGAAAATATGTATTTGGATAAGAAAACTATTATGAATATAATAGATTTGGAAGGTCAGAATATTATGAATATATTATCAAGAAGTGTTCTTGAAATGTATATTCATGATCCTAATCCCGAAGATTTATCATTAGATAATTTAATGCTTCAGTCTATACAATTAATAGCAAGATTCCCAGCAGTTATTGCCTATGCGTATAATATGTATAAATATAGTGTTGACCAAAAATACTTAACTATTACACTTCCTAAACCTAAATATTCTATAGCTGAAAACTTTTTATATATGCTTAAACAGGAGTTCACACCTTTAGAAGCTAGAATGCTTGATTTATTATTAATACTTCATGCAGATCATGGCGGCGGTAATAACTCTACATTCACAGTACGCGTTACAAGCTCATCAAGAACTGACACCTATTCAAGTATCTCCGCAGGAATAGGCTCTCTTAAAGGAGATTTGCATGGAGGAGCTAATGCTAAAGTTATGGATATGTTTATCCATTTAAAAGACGCAATAGATAATTGGGAAGATAAAAATGAAATAGATGATTACCTTACAAAAATGCTTAATAAGGAAGCTTATGATAACAGCGGACTTATATATGGTATGGGACATGCTGTTTATACTTTATCAGATCCTAGAGCTGTGATATTAAAAGATTTGGCTCGTCAGCTTGCTAAAGAAAAGAAAAAAGAATGCGAACTTCAATTCTTGGAGTTAATAGAAGAAAGAGCTGTTGAATGTTTTATGAAAGTAAAAGGAGATAAAAAAAGAGTTTGTGCTAATGTAGACCTTTATTCTGGTTTTATATATGATATGCTTGGAATACCTAAAGAGATTTATACTCCATTATTTGCCATGTCAAGAATAGTAGGCTGGTGTGCACACCGAATAGAAGAGCTTAATTTCGATGACAGAAGAATAATAAGACCTGCATATAAAAATGTTATAGAGCCTCAAGAGTTTATTACTATGGATAAAAGATAA
- a CDS encoding ankyrin repeat domain-containing protein, with amino-acid sequence MKKIIITALILISIISCNSKKTDNTEVTANTNAVNTNNTEISNNDEYAEDNNTEEINTDTEKISEVPEWDLDAFNDLKNVKDAESLKSWEEKHGERSLIMAVKYGDKKMVTQLLSYGVNVDQTYVDNDSPLKIASAKGDLELVKEFIKRGANVNFRGEGNIDALHSAVMSTNENSLKIMKELLDAGAEVDVEYGWEEPFPILLETIGVDESKCDLEKFKMLAEYGADINYDSYGYPLIRYAVNAGRLDIVKYLVSKGIDPAMKYELKEYYPNVNISLLASTLYNSDTEMAKYLIEQGADVNTPTPSEDGYPLLLQAIDNGKTELVKLLIENGADTTVVNKEKKTVFDIAREKGYNDILELENK; translated from the coding sequence ATGAAAAAAATAATTATAACGGCTTTAATATTAATCAGTATAATAAGCTGTAATTCTAAAAAAACTGATAATACAGAAGTAACTGCAAATACTAATGCTGTTAATACCAATAATACAGAAATATCTAATAATGACGAATATGCTGAAGATAATAATACTGAGGAAATTAATACTGATACTGAAAAAATTAGTGAAGTACCAGAATGGGATTTAGATGCTTTTAATGATCTTAAAAATGTAAAAGATGCAGAGTCTCTAAAAAGCTGGGAAGAGAAACATGGAGAAAGAAGTTTAATAATGGCAGTAAAATACGGTGATAAAAAAATGGTTACTCAATTACTTTCTTACGGTGTTAATGTTGATCAGACTTATGTTGATAATGATAGTCCATTAAAAATAGCTTCTGCAAAGGGAGATTTAGAACTTGTAAAAGAGTTTATAAAAAGAGGGGCAAATGTTAATTTTAGAGGAGAAGGAAATATTGATGCTTTACATTCAGCAGTAATGTCTACAAATGAAAATAGTTTAAAAATAATGAAAGAATTATTAGATGCAGGTGCTGAAGTAGATGTCGAGTACGGCTGGGAAGAACCTTTTCCTATATTACTTGAAACAATTGGAGTTGACGAATCAAAATGTGATTTAGAAAAATTTAAAATGCTTGCTGAATATGGAGCTGATATAAATTATGATAGTTATGGCTATCCTTTAATCCGTTATGCTGTTAATGCAGGCCGTTTAGATATAGTAAAATATTTAGTTTCAAAAGGCATTGACCCTGCTATGAAATATGAACTTAAAGAATACTATCCAAATGTAAATATTTCATTATTGGCTAGTACTCTTTATAATAGTGATACAGAAATGGCAAAGTATTTAATAGAGCAAGGTGCAGATGTAAATACTCCTACACCTTCAGAAGATGGTTATCCTTTACTGCTTCAGGCTATTGACAATGGAAAAACAGAGCTTGTTAAACTTTTAATAGAGAATGGAGCAGACACTACAGTTGTAAACAAAGAGAAAAAGACGGTATTCGATATAGCTAGAGAAAAAGGTTATAATGATATTTTAGAGTTAGAAAATAAATAA
- the serA gene encoding phosphoglycerate dehydrogenase, whose product MKVLITDKVNECVKDIIADVSEAVFLPTMSEDELVKVIGEYDALMVRSQTKVTKRIIEAGKNLKIIGRAGVGVDNIDVEAATEKGVIVVNSPDGNTIAASEHTIALMLAISRNIVPAAVSTKEAKWERDKFTGNELFGKTLGVMGFGRIGRKVVHIALSIGMKVLVYDPFATEDIVQKSGAIYETSLDDFLPKLDYLSLHIPKTPETNNIINKDNMGKMKNTAIIINCSRGGLVNEEDLKEALENGTIAAAAVDVFVNEPKIETCPLTQYKNNNLILTPHLGASTKEAQINVALDVAKQIKQVLSGGYTESAVNIPSLNPEKLEPVKDYMKIAENAGEMIMQLANGKIKSLEITAQGDLINLDIQPLEVAILKGALSYMFQDVNYVNAPYLAKQRGIEVKTVKSEAPSTFTGILKVKLITDKDVTSVSVSLIAKNIARIVKLNDYDVIIKPQPHILVVPHINQPAMIARVATVLSGDGINIGSMSVSENIKGSNMSIMAINVDRSIGNDVITKISNIEGVHEPKYVRLTAEYTL is encoded by the coding sequence ATGAAGGTTTTAATAACTGATAAGGTAAATGAATGTGTAAAGGATATAATAGCTGATGTTTCTGAGGCTGTATTTCTTCCTACAATGAGTGAAGATGAACTAGTAAAGGTTATAGGTGAGTATGATGCTTTAATGGTAAGAAGTCAGACTAAAGTAACAAAAAGAATTATAGAAGCTGGAAAAAATTTAAAGATTATAGGACGTGCTGGAGTAGGGGTAGATAATATAGATGTAGAAGCTGCTACAGAAAAAGGTGTAATAGTAGTAAACTCTCCAGATGGAAATACTATTGCAGCATCAGAGCATACTATAGCTTTAATGCTTGCCATATCAAGAAATATAGTTCCAGCTGCTGTATCAACTAAAGAAGCTAAATGGGAAAGAGATAAGTTTACAGGTAATGAGCTTTTCGGTAAAACTTTAGGCGTTATGGGATTTGGAAGAATTGGAAGAAAGGTTGTTCATATTGCTTTGTCTATTGGAATGAAAGTATTAGTTTATGATCCTTTTGCTACTGAAGATATTGTACAAAAGTCAGGAGCTATTTATGAAACTTCTTTAGATGATTTTTTACCAAAACTTGATTATTTATCACTTCATATACCAAAAACTCCAGAAACTAATAATATTATCAACAAAGATAATATGGGCAAAATGAAAAATACTGCAATCATTATTAACTGTTCTAGAGGCGGACTTGTTAATGAAGAAGATTTAAAAGAGGCATTGGAAAACGGAACTATAGCAGCAGCGGCAGTAGATGTCTTTGTAAATGAACCTAAAATAGAAACATGCCCTCTAACACAGTATAAAAATAATAATTTAATACTTACTCCGCATCTTGGTGCAAGTACAAAAGAAGCTCAGATAAATGTAGCTTTGGATGTTGCTAAGCAGATAAAACAGGTGCTTTCTGGAGGATATACAGAATCAGCAGTTAATATACCTTCTCTTAACCCAGAAAAACTTGAGCCTGTTAAAGACTATATGAAAATAGCAGAAAATGCAGGGGAAATGATAATGCAGCTTGCTAATGGTAAGATAAAATCATTAGAAATAACTGCTCAGGGAGATTTAATCAATTTAGATATTCAGCCTCTTGAAGTAGCTATATTAAAAGGTGCATTATCTTATATGTTCCAAGATGTTAACTATGTTAATGCTCCTTATCTTGCTAAGCAAAGAGGAATCGAAGTAAAAACTGTTAAATCAGAAGCTCCTTCTACATTCACTGGAATACTTAAAGTAAAATTAATTACTGATAAAGATGTAACAAGCGTATCAGTATCATTAATAGCTAAAAATATTGCGAGAATAGTTAAACTTAATGATTATGATGTTATAATTAAGCCTCAGCCTCATATATTGGTTGTTCCTCATATAAACCAGCCAGCTATGATAGCTAGAGTTGCAACAGTACTTTCAGGTGATGGAATTAATATTGGTTCTATGAGCGTATCAGAAAATATTAAAGGAAGCAATATGTCTATAATGGCTATAAATGTTGATAGAAGTATAGGAAATGATGTTATAACAAAAATTTCTAATATAGAAGGTGTTCATGAACCTAAATATGTAAGGCTTACAGCAGAGTATACTCTATAA
- a CDS encoding PepSY-like domain-containing protein produces the protein MKILKVILTIIIISSSSLFADDWIVSPDYLPERAKQFVAQVFPDAQIWYVEMDDGKYEVELSNGIKIDFLGNGDWKEIDAEYIGIPYNVFPANVANTIRNTYPQTVIISAEKKWGTYEIKLNNMMELYISSDGQLIGQKFDD, from the coding sequence ATGAAAATATTGAAAGTAATATTAACTATCATTATAATCTCTTCCAGCAGTTTATTTGCTGACGATTGGATTGTTTCTCCTGATTATTTACCCGAAAGAGCCAAGCAATTTGTAGCACAAGTATTTCCTGATGCACAGATATGGTATGTTGAAATGGATGACGGAAAATATGAAGTTGAGCTTTCAAATGGTATAAAAATAGATTTCTTAGGCAATGGAGATTGGAAGGAAATAGATGCAGAATATATAGGTATACCATATAATGTATTTCCTGCCAATGTTGCAAACACAATAAGAAATACATATCCGCAAACCGTTATAATAAGTGCTGAAAAGAAATGGGGTACTTATGAGATAAAGCTTAATAATATGATGGAGCTTTATATATCTTCTGACGGTCAGCTGATAGGACAAAAATTCGACGATTGA